One region of Mesobacillus boroniphilus genomic DNA includes:
- a CDS encoding glycerophosphodiester phosphodiesterase family protein codes for MKVLKKKKMIFLLVLILFIFINNTTLLTNSAKQPTLLAHRGMAQTFDMKGVTGESCTAEKIHNPEHEFLENTIPSIKAAFNAGAYIVELDVHPTSDGEFVVFHDWTLDCRTEGVGVTREHSLKELKALDVGYGYTADNGKTYPFRGKGVGMMPTLEEVLQEFGGKQLMIHIKSNDPDEGRLLAAYLNNYPKETVNHLTVYGGDEPIAVLKSRMPDTKVMSKETLKSCLLPYIAIGWTGYLPESCTNTHLQIPEKIGPWLWGWPEKFVDRMEQKGTSTVIVGGNGSGFSSGFDTEADLDRLPDDYQGIIWTNKIEKIAPLIKEFK; via the coding sequence ATGAAAGTTTTAAAAAAGAAAAAAATGATATTCTTGCTGGTCTTGATTTTATTTATTTTCATAAATAATACTACATTACTTACAAATTCTGCGAAGCAGCCGACTTTATTGGCCCATAGAGGCATGGCACAGACGTTTGATATGAAGGGTGTTACAGGGGAAAGCTGTACTGCTGAAAAGATACATAATCCGGAACATGAATTTTTGGAAAACACTATTCCGTCGATAAAAGCTGCTTTCAATGCTGGCGCATATATTGTGGAGCTAGATGTCCACCCAACCTCTGACGGTGAATTTGTTGTATTTCATGACTGGACACTGGATTGCCGGACAGAAGGGGTGGGTGTTACCAGGGAACATAGCTTGAAAGAACTTAAGGCTCTTGATGTAGGATATGGATACACTGCTGATAATGGAAAAACTTATCCCTTTCGAGGAAAAGGCGTTGGCATGATGCCAACACTGGAGGAAGTATTGCAGGAATTTGGCGGTAAACAATTGATGATTCACATAAAAAGCAATGACCCCGATGAAGGCAGACTCCTTGCAGCCTACCTGAATAACTACCCAAAAGAAACAGTAAATCACCTGACTGTTTATGGGGGAGATGAACCTATCGCAGTTTTAAAATCGCGGATGCCTGATACGAAAGTTATGTCAAAAGAAACACTAAAAAGCTGTTTACTGCCCTATATTGCTATTGGCTGGACTGGATACTTACCAGAGTCCTGTACGAATACTCATTTGCAGATTCCTGAAAAAATTGGCCCATGGCTTTGGGGCTGGCCAGAAAAATTTGTTGATCGCATGGAGCAAAAAGGTACAAGTACTGTCATCGTCGGAGGAAATGGCAGCGGCTTCTCTTCTGGATTTGATACAGAGGCAGATCTTGATCGCTTACCAGACGATTACCAGGGAATCATCTGGACAAATAAAATCGAAAAGATAGCACCGTTGATCAAGGAATTTAAATAA
- a CDS encoding RDD family protein, with protein sequence MNRPAGFWVRLGAAILDGLIIGVPLSIISYLVTGSAEDNAFTSSLNLVYTLLVPIVWSGYTVGKKIVGVRIAKVNGEKLGFGTMLMRTIVSGLVYVLTLGIGVIVSAFMVGIRQDKRAIHDFIAGTYVTYEKPNEIQYEQ encoded by the coding sequence ATGAACAGACCAGCTGGCTTTTGGGTAAGACTGGGTGCAGCAATTTTAGACGGATTAATTATCGGAGTGCCGCTTTCGATCATTAGCTATTTAGTAACAGGCAGTGCGGAAGACAATGCTTTTACTTCCTCACTAAACCTGGTATACACTCTGCTTGTTCCAATTGTGTGGTCAGGGTATACAGTAGGTAAAAAAATTGTAGGTGTGAGAATCGCAAAAGTTAATGGAGAAAAACTTGGTTTCGGTACGATGCTTATGCGAACGATCGTTTCAGGACTTGTTTATGTACTTACATTAGGGATTGGTGTAATCGTCAGCGCCTTCATGGTAGGTATTCGTCAGGATAAGAGAGCGATTCATGATTTCATTGCAGGAACATATGTAACGTATGAAAAACCAAATGAGATCCAATATGAACAATAA
- a CDS encoding M48 family metallopeptidase, producing the protein MTEETFNEKNLLHKNENKYFWIVLSISIASYILFALSVVGIFIIAAFVLISLILHLLMIGQIRLNAVKIGVNQFPIIDATVKDLCIKMGIKRTPDIYVLQSGGVMNAFATRFFGRNMVVVYSEIFELIEQNAEEELQFVLAHELAHIKRNHLGKMMFILPSMWIPGIAEMYLRACEYTCDRYAAFYTGNPAAAKNGLTMLAIGKALFRRVNKTEYLEQINKEKGFVVWLAEILSTHPPLPKRINEISVFFGETDDSVIIHSKKSKGPFAFVAASIMLTVLAIVGGVRVYNDVNTAFFAEEEYYVDETEVSPLIDAVISGNTKKVESLIENGEDIHQLDYNGYTALDWAVMDDNIQMVQLLLDLKADPNFESDYGMTPFMTAAEKGTASMIKMLHDAGGDPNYQEMSSGYTALTYAVFSGEVETVKLLIELGGDIQLKDYSGMTARMHALQSGEQEIADLLK; encoded by the coding sequence ATGACAGAAGAAACCTTTAACGAAAAAAACCTGTTACATAAAAATGAGAATAAATATTTCTGGATTGTATTAAGTATTAGTATTGCTTCTTACATTCTGTTTGCTTTATCCGTTGTAGGAATATTTATCATTGCAGCATTCGTCTTGATTTCATTAATACTTCATTTATTGATGATTGGTCAAATACGGCTTAACGCGGTAAAAATCGGTGTGAATCAATTTCCGATTATCGATGCTACGGTAAAAGATCTTTGTATCAAAATGGGGATAAAACGCACCCCTGATATATACGTGCTGCAGTCTGGCGGAGTAATGAACGCTTTTGCCACGCGCTTTTTCGGAAGGAATATGGTCGTTGTTTACTCCGAAATTTTCGAGCTTATTGAACAAAATGCGGAAGAGGAGCTTCAATTTGTCCTGGCTCATGAATTGGCTCATATAAAACGGAATCATCTGGGTAAAATGATGTTCATCCTTCCTTCCATGTGGATACCAGGGATTGCAGAAATGTATCTGCGCGCCTGTGAGTATACGTGTGACCGCTATGCGGCTTTCTATACAGGAAATCCTGCAGCGGCGAAAAATGGACTTACCATGCTGGCAATTGGGAAAGCCTTATTTAGAAGGGTGAACAAAACAGAATACCTTGAACAAATTAATAAGGAAAAAGGATTTGTTGTCTGGCTGGCAGAAATCTTATCAACGCATCCACCTCTTCCAAAAAGAATAAATGAAATAAGCGTCTTTTTTGGCGAAACCGATGATTCAGTCATTATTCATTCCAAAAAATCAAAGGGACCGTTTGCTTTTGTGGCTGCCTCCATTATGCTTACTGTTTTGGCCATAGTTGGTGGAGTTAGGGTCTATAATGACGTGAATACAGCTTTCTTTGCTGAAGAGGAATATTACGTTGATGAAACAGAAGTATCTCCGTTAATAGATGCTGTTATCAGTGGAAATACGAAGAAGGTTGAAAGTTTAATAGAAAATGGCGAAGATATCCACCAATTAGACTATAATGGATACACAGCATTGGACTGGGCTGTTATGGATGACAATATCCAGATGGTTCAATTGCTTTTGGATTTAAAAGCCGACCCAAATTTCGAATCCGATTATGGCATGACACCATTCATGACTGCTGCTGAAAAAGGGACTGCGTCAATGATCAAAATGCTGCATGATGCTGGCGGTGATCCAAACTATCAAGAAATGAGCTCTGGCTATACAGCATTGACATACGCAGTATTCAGTGGAGAAGTTGAAACGGTAAAATTATTGATAGAGCTGGGGGGAGACATCCAGTTAAAAGATTATTCGGGTATGACTGCGAGGATGCACGCTTTGCAATCAGGTGAGCAAGAAATCGCAGATTTATTAAAATAA
- a CDS encoding FUSC family protein: MITLGPRVLKTGVAVALALYITKWIGLEPPVFAAIAATFTIQPSIYRSWKQVLEQFQANTLGAIIAIASIYLFGNNPIVIGFVTVIVIIISLKLKMESSISLTLITVLIMMSSSEFNGIITAANKFIIVLVGMGSAFLVNLIISPPNYNKNFNEKMDDSFKTMSLLIRTAISNELTEKTFQDQWSQLRKDIAKLEDLYKILDEERKKISKVKPLDVRELVVFKQMLACLHHGLRLLDIVEDHFFQSRPEPQETNEFDDQFEELIQYHEMILLKYSGKIRELDMESRHRKSGLFLESIMEDRSIERNDRLRLTIIGSAIYDYAFQLDRLNELIDQYQNRKVDTESNSRKGFIKGTKRFK, translated from the coding sequence ATGATTACTTTAGGTCCAAGAGTTTTAAAAACAGGAGTGGCCGTTGCACTTGCTTTATACATAACAAAATGGATAGGGTTGGAGCCTCCGGTCTTTGCTGCAATCGCAGCTACCTTTACGATTCAGCCGTCTATTTATCGTTCCTGGAAGCAAGTGTTGGAGCAGTTCCAGGCAAATACGCTCGGTGCGATCATCGCAATCGCATCCATTTATCTATTCGGAAACAACCCAATTGTCATTGGGTTTGTAACCGTTATAGTCATTATCATCAGTTTGAAGCTGAAAATGGAAAGTTCAATCTCCTTAACGCTAATCACAGTTTTAATTATGATGAGTTCAAGTGAATTTAACGGAATAATAACAGCAGCAAACAAATTTATCATTGTTCTTGTTGGGATGGGTTCCGCCTTCCTTGTTAATCTAATCATCTCACCACCAAATTACAACAAGAATTTTAACGAAAAAATGGATGATAGCTTTAAAACCATGTCCCTGCTGATCAGGACAGCCATATCCAATGAACTGACAGAGAAAACATTTCAGGATCAATGGAGTCAGTTGAGAAAGGACATTGCCAAGCTTGAAGACCTCTATAAAATACTAGATGAGGAAAGAAAGAAAATATCGAAGGTGAAACCTCTTGATGTGAGAGAATTGGTGGTGTTTAAGCAAATGCTTGCCTGCCTTCATCATGGCTTGAGACTTTTGGATATCGTCGAGGACCATTTCTTTCAAAGCCGGCCTGAACCGCAGGAGACAAATGAATTTGATGATCAATTCGAAGAGCTGATTCAATATCATGAGATGATCCTCCTTAAATATTCAGGGAAAATCAGAGAACTAGATATGGAAAGTCGTCATAGAAAAAGCGGATTATTCCTTGAATCGATCATGGAGGATAGGTCAATCGAACGGAATGATAGATTGCGTCTCACGATAATTGGTTCCGCGATTTATGACTACGCATTTCAGCTTGACCGGTTAAATGAGCTGATTGATCAATATCAAAATAGAAAGGTAGATACAGAAAGTAACAGCAGAAAAGGTTTTATAAAAGGAACAAAGCGTTTTAAATGA
- a CDS encoding glycosyl hydrolase family 28-related protein, which translates to MVVIDRNHDPRKNAELISRLSGKSLKIAELVQETNELFKEASEDYRPLNMNTNSGIFSFFTNFTASLRRIIQTKSAFDNAKDYDTIVDSNGNVFPEWMKSLNEQYKHLLKEIHREVYIDDFGAIGDGKTDSTEAFRMAIGKGRVKVYIPEGVYVVREIKLPSFIYLVGAGKGKTVIKLHDSAPKSRRLITNKNHRTGNRNVYVKGMTLDWNVERLGNAEKTSTWGNHSSCLLYANVKYGWVKDVEGVNPGLHCFDISSPLYNYYGDGYRARGGSEFIWLDNLNGYGFGDDGITTHHSDNIFISNCHMSDPSGKTHKNGFSNSNGIEIDDGSRNVWLLNNSSARCFGGVEIKAHHTSSAANNVVIIGHLSVNDNRSYNFRHIGHHKEKDPESKTAINIRAANIISYKPIHTELYANSSPRAMVLSAYKNVAVNHFTAIGDPSYDYGGEPAIAIQYRSRNIILKNVELSGFTNAGSDIKVFGGSNHADNVKIRNLLSRHSAPKTIQIGKGVANSAVEKVFAEAVNGQTVVELAENKALVKEIDSKGFKEVILGGSSQNQTTV; encoded by the coding sequence ATGGTAGTAATAGATAGAAATCATGATCCTAGAAAAAATGCTGAACTAATTTCACGATTATCAGGAAAAAGTTTAAAAATAGCTGAACTGGTTCAAGAGACAAACGAATTATTTAAAGAAGCAAGCGAGGATTACCGACCTCTAAACATGAATACAAATTCAGGTATCTTTTCCTTTTTCACCAATTTCACTGCTAGTTTACGGAGAATAATCCAGACTAAATCGGCTTTCGATAATGCTAAAGATTATGATACCATTGTTGACTCTAACGGCAATGTCTTTCCTGAATGGATGAAAAGTTTGAATGAGCAATATAAACACTTACTTAAGGAAATACATCGCGAGGTCTATATTGATGATTTTGGTGCCATTGGGGATGGAAAAACTGATAGCACTGAGGCTTTCAGAATGGCAATTGGTAAAGGGCGAGTGAAAGTATATATTCCTGAGGGTGTTTATGTCGTAAGAGAGATAAAACTGCCATCCTTCATCTATCTGGTCGGCGCAGGAAAAGGAAAAACGGTCATCAAACTACATGATTCAGCACCTAAAAGCAGAAGACTTATAACGAATAAAAACCATCGTACCGGAAATCGAAATGTATATGTGAAAGGAATGACACTGGATTGGAACGTCGAACGATTAGGAAATGCCGAAAAAACCAGTACCTGGGGTAATCATTCTAGTTGCCTTCTATATGCCAATGTGAAATATGGTTGGGTGAAGGATGTAGAAGGTGTTAACCCCGGTCTTCACTGTTTTGATATTTCATCTCCCCTATACAATTATTATGGTGATGGCTATCGGGCTCGTGGCGGAAGTGAGTTTATCTGGCTCGACAATCTGAATGGCTATGGTTTCGGCGATGACGGCATTACGACTCATCATAGCGATAATATCTTCATTTCAAACTGCCATATGAGTGATCCAAGCGGAAAAACCCATAAAAATGGGTTTTCAAATTCAAATGGAATCGAAATAGATGATGGATCGCGAAATGTTTGGCTATTGAACAATTCATCCGCAAGATGCTTTGGCGGAGTTGAAATCAAAGCGCATCATACTTCTTCAGCAGCTAATAATGTTGTCATCATAGGCCATCTATCTGTAAATGACAATCGTTCTTATAATTTCAGGCATATAGGACATCACAAGGAAAAAGACCCAGAGTCAAAAACAGCAATCAATATACGAGCGGCAAATATTATTTCATATAAGCCGATCCATACCGAGTTATATGCAAACTCTTCGCCAAGGGCGATGGTACTGTCAGCCTATAAAAATGTAGCTGTTAACCATTTTACGGCGATTGGTGATCCTTCTTATGACTATGGTGGTGAACCAGCAATCGCCATACAGTATCGTTCCAGAAATATAATTTTAAAAAATGTTGAATTAAGCGGATTTACAAATGCAGGCTCTGATATAAAGGTATTTGGCGGCAGTAATCACGCAGATAATGTTAAAATCCGGAATTTGCTTTCAAGACATTCGGCACCTAAAACGATTCAAATAGGTAAAGGAGTCGCAAACTCAGCAGTTGAGAAGGTATTCGCAGAAGCTGTTAATGGACAGACTGTAGTCGAACTTGCAGAGAATAAAGCTCTGGTGAAGGAAATTGATTCAAAAGGTTTCAAGGAGGTTATTTTAGGAGGTTCTTCCCAAAATCAAACCACCGTCTAA
- a CDS encoding Cof-type HAD-IIB family hydrolase yields the protein MSNKKPDIKLIALDMDGTLLDDRHVVSEENRRAIKEAEKKGVRVVLSTGRSLKTARDYVLSLELSSYLVTINGGEIWGPNGELVQRSMVDTEHIKWMYELSQKHRAGFWATSSEDVWRNKMPEDLFSQEWIKFGFHIEEDEIRESVLKELKDKGIFEISNSSLKNIEVNALGINKARGLQKVCDLLGISMDNVMAVGDSLNDIAMITEAGLGIAMGNAQETVKEAADDVTGTNQDGGVAQAIQKWVLS from the coding sequence TTGAGTAATAAAAAGCCAGATATCAAACTAATTGCATTGGATATGGATGGAACGCTTCTAGATGACAGGCATGTGGTGTCAGAGGAAAATAGACGAGCGATCAAAGAAGCAGAAAAAAAAGGGGTGCGTGTTGTACTAAGTACTGGCCGCAGTCTCAAAACAGCAAGGGATTATGTATTATCTCTAGAGTTGTCTTCTTATCTTGTAACGATCAACGGTGGAGAAATCTGGGGTCCAAATGGAGAATTGGTTCAACGAAGCATGGTAGATACCGAACACATTAAATGGATGTATGAACTATCCCAAAAGCACAGGGCAGGATTTTGGGCGACTAGCAGTGAAGACGTCTGGCGCAATAAAATGCCAGAGGACCTGTTTTCTCAAGAATGGATTAAATTCGGCTTCCACATTGAAGAAGATGAAATTAGAGAGAGTGTACTGAAAGAGTTAAAAGATAAGGGAATATTCGAAATTAGCAATTCAAGCCTGAAAAATATTGAAGTCAATGCTCTGGGCATCAATAAGGCCAGGGGGTTGCAGAAGGTTTGTGATCTATTGGGAATTTCAATGGACAATGTAATGGCAGTGGGAGACAGCTTGAATGACATTGCCATGATTACTGAGGCAGGTCTTGGAATCGCGATGGGCAATGCCCAGGAAACAGTAAAGGAAGCTGCCGATGATGTAACAGGTACAAATCAAGATGGCGGAGTTGCCCAGGCAATCCAAAAATGGGTGCTCTCATAA
- a CDS encoding STAS domain-containing protein, whose product MNPTSAVANELIQNSESLAKEMVNSILELIGVEIPKQEIDQAIIVFTDYLKFLGDSIRNEDETTSQGLLEWSQKNGEREAAKGGRISDILLRYPPTRIVFIDKMAEISLKHSVSTKDLIWINKRVNNMLDISINETVFAFERQTSKLMKEVQDEVDTLSTPVVPIQENVAVLPLVGKMDHDRAGLIMERAIPLVTKQKVQSLIIDFSGIVTIDATIAKHIFDIHNVLRLLGVNSIATGMRPELAQAAVEGGVDFSNFNTFATVKQAIDSINKEI is encoded by the coding sequence GTGAATCCAACTTCAGCAGTAGCGAATGAACTAATACAAAATTCCGAATCCCTTGCAAAGGAAATGGTAAATTCCATACTTGAATTAATTGGTGTCGAGATACCTAAGCAGGAAATTGACCAGGCAATTATTGTATTTACTGATTATCTTAAATTCCTGGGCGACTCAATTAGGAATGAGGATGAGACAACTTCTCAGGGACTTCTTGAATGGAGCCAGAAAAATGGAGAACGCGAAGCAGCTAAAGGCGGCAGAATTTCTGACATCCTTCTTAGGTATCCTCCTACAAGGATCGTTTTCATCGATAAAATGGCAGAAATTAGTTTGAAGCATAGTGTTAGCACGAAAGATTTAATCTGGATTAATAAAAGAGTGAACAATATGCTTGATATAAGCATTAATGAAACAGTATTTGCGTTTGAAAGGCAAACCTCGAAGCTGATGAAGGAAGTCCAGGATGAAGTGGATACTTTATCAACTCCCGTAGTCCCGATACAAGAAAACGTAGCAGTGTTGCCTTTAGTAGGGAAAATGGACCATGACCGGGCAGGATTGATAATGGAACGAGCTATTCCGTTGGTTACAAAGCAAAAAGTACAGTCGTTAATCATTGATTTTTCAGGAATCGTCACAATCGATGCCACGATAGCCAAGCACATTTTTGATATCCATAATGTTTTACGATTATTAGGTGTGAATTCTATTGCTACTGGAATGAGACCGGAACTTGCCCAGGCTGCAGTGGAGGGTGGGGTGGATTTTTCAAACTTCAATACTTTCGCTACTGTAAAACAGGCCATTGATAGTATCAATAAAGAAATATAA
- a CDS encoding YwbE family protein, with amino-acid sequence MSNRKDGRNRNEVKPGLKVNIVLKADQKTGKLTKGIVKDLLTNSSTHPHGIKVRLEDGQVGRVKEILE; translated from the coding sequence ATGTCCAATAGAAAAGATGGCAGAAACCGAAACGAAGTCAAACCTGGCTTGAAGGTAAATATTGTCCTTAAAGCTGACCAGAAGACCGGTAAGCTCACTAAAGGAATCGTTAAAGATCTCCTCACAAATTCGAGCACACATCCTCATGGCATTAAGGTGAGGTTAGAGGACGGACAAGTAGGCCGTGTAAAGGAAATCCTGGAGTAA
- a CDS encoding cation:proton antiporter codes for MNLTLVIGLFLLVLFLIGIIGIKLIKIPDILLYIILGLILSLVIKESKVIEVAGEIGLVLLFLILGMKFPIKRLITNSARVWKGGLLDAFLGIFVTAGISLLFGLDLVSSLIVGGIVYATSSSITAKLLEDKNRTENKESEFMLLILVFEDLIAPVLVTVLIGLSGEGFTVTDFLLILLKIVLLAGIAVFFARVVIKKAESILKEIDQDDIFIVLITGIALTYGGIAMMLGLSEVIGAFLAGMMLSELSIKDKVERAALPVRNIFLPFFFLNFGLHIEMTSDIPYLGLLIVLVLWSLIHKLIVGYVGGQWYGLSRSDSLKAGLSLTQRGEFSVIIAALATGELKIFSSIYILVIAIIGTMMFQLAPRLNKLIVEKVQEKTS; via the coding sequence TTGAATTTGACTTTAGTCATTGGACTATTTCTACTTGTGCTATTTTTGATAGGTATAATCGGCATCAAATTAATAAAAATTCCAGATATATTATTATATATTATACTTGGTCTCATTTTATCCTTGGTTATTAAGGAATCAAAGGTAATTGAAGTGGCCGGAGAGATTGGTTTAGTCCTGTTATTTTTGATTTTAGGGATGAAATTTCCAATTAAGAGGCTTATTACTAACAGTGCCAGGGTATGGAAAGGCGGCTTGCTGGATGCTTTCCTGGGGATTTTTGTGACCGCGGGAATCAGCCTGCTGTTCGGACTGGACTTGGTCTCATCTTTAATTGTCGGAGGGATTGTCTATGCTACCAGTTCCTCTATTACAGCGAAACTGCTTGAAGATAAAAACAGGACTGAAAACAAAGAATCAGAATTCATGCTCCTAATCCTGGTTTTTGAGGATTTGATTGCACCAGTTCTTGTAACCGTATTGATTGGTCTTTCGGGTGAAGGGTTTACGGTAACTGATTTTCTTTTAATTCTATTGAAAATTGTACTTCTCGCAGGTATTGCCGTGTTCTTTGCAAGGGTTGTCATCAAAAAAGCTGAATCAATTTTAAAAGAAATCGACCAAGATGACATCTTTATTGTGTTGATCACGGGGATTGCGCTAACCTACGGAGGCATTGCGATGATGCTCGGCTTATCAGAGGTGATCGGGGCATTCCTTGCTGGAATGATGCTTTCTGAGCTTTCAATTAAGGACAAGGTAGAAAGGGCGGCATTGCCAGTAAGGAATATATTCCTTCCATTTTTCTTCTTGAACTTTGGCCTCCATATTGAAATGACCAGCGACATTCCGTATTTAGGACTACTGATTGTGCTCGTACTTTGGTCATTGATCCATAAATTGATTGTAGGTTATGTAGGAGGGCAATGGTATGGTCTTTCGAGAAGTGATTCATTGAAGGCAGGCCTATCACTGACTCAAAGAGGTGAATTCTCCGTGATCATAGCTGCGCTGGCAACCGGGGAGTTAAAGATTTTTTCCAGTATTTATATTTTGGTAATTGCCATCATAGGAACAATGATGTTTCAGTTGGCACCGAGGTTGAATAAATTGATCGTTGAAAAAGTGCAAGAAAAGACAAGTTAA
- a CDS encoding YitT family protein — MNSNPETALVQQQHKGITKTKLAKRIFFIILGAVLMGVGIEEFLVPNRILDGGIVGISIILSHLTGWRLGLFIFILNIPFFFIGYKQIGKTFALSTVLGITVLSLTTSFLHDWPVFTEDLLLATVFGGIVLGAGVGIVIRYGGSLDGTEILAILANRRLPFSVGEVIMFFNIFIFGTAGFVFGWDRAMYSILAYFIAFKTIDIVIAGLDESKAAWIISDQHKEIGDAILARLGRGVTYLTGEGAYTGDDKKVIFCVITRLEEAKLKSIVEELDESAFLAVGNIAEVRGGRFKKRNIH, encoded by the coding sequence ATGAACAGCAATCCGGAGACAGCCCTTGTCCAGCAGCAGCATAAGGGCATCACAAAAACAAAACTCGCAAAAAGAATTTTTTTCATCATTTTAGGGGCTGTCCTGATGGGCGTTGGTATCGAGGAATTTCTGGTCCCGAACAGAATACTTGATGGCGGTATTGTTGGTATCTCAATCATCCTCTCACATTTGACGGGCTGGCGCCTCGGCCTCTTTATCTTTATCCTGAACATCCCTTTCTTTTTCATTGGCTATAAACAAATCGGAAAAACCTTTGCATTATCAACCGTATTGGGAATCACTGTGTTGTCTTTAACGACCAGCTTCCTGCATGATTGGCCTGTTTTTACAGAAGATTTACTTCTGGCAACTGTATTTGGCGGTATTGTTCTTGGAGCTGGAGTTGGAATAGTGATCCGATATGGGGGCTCTCTGGACGGTACGGAAATACTTGCAATTCTGGCAAACAGAAGACTGCCCTTTTCTGTTGGGGAAGTCATCATGTTTTTCAATATCTTCATATTTGGCACTGCAGGGTTTGTCTTTGGATGGGACCGTGCGATGTATTCAATCCTTGCCTATTTCATCGCATTCAAAACGATTGATATAGTCATTGCTGGACTTGATGAATCGAAAGCAGCCTGGATCATAAGTGACCAGCACAAGGAAATTGGTGATGCCATCCTGGCTCGACTTGGCCGTGGTGTCACATATTTAACCGGTGAGGGTGCCTATACGGGGGATGATAAAAAAGTCATCTTTTGTGTCATCACACGTCTAGAGGAAGCAAAACTGAAGTCCATTGTCGAGGAATTGGATGAGTCAGCCTTCCTTGCTGTTGGAAATATTGCGGAAGTGCGTGGTGGCAGATTCAAAAAACGGAATATCCACTAG